The bacterium genome includes a region encoding these proteins:
- the hemB gene encoding porphobilinogen synthase, whose product MYKADFPLNRMRRLRKSSWLRDLVAETSLSAQDFIWPCFVIDGTNKQEAINSMPGVFRYSIDLLVKKAKEAQDLGIPCIALFPKIDPSLKTDDGIEATNPNNLICRAVAAVKVTCPNLGIMCDVALDPYTTHGHDGILDAQGNIDNDETVEILSQQALVQAQAGCDILGPSDMMDGRIKAIRNTLEHAQFHNTLIMSYAAKYASAFYGPFRDAVGSKSNLKTDKRTYQQNPANALEALDEVEQDLKEGADMVMVKPGLPYLDIIHRVQTTFKVPTFAYHVSGEYSMLKAAAEKGYLDDQACMLESLIALKRAGCSGILTYAAQDIAKQL is encoded by the coding sequence ATGTACAAAGCAGATTTTCCTCTTAATCGCATGCGCAGACTCAGAAAAAGCTCATGGCTACGTGACTTGGTGGCTGAAACATCCTTATCCGCCCAAGACTTTATTTGGCCATGCTTTGTTATTGATGGCACAAACAAACAAGAAGCCATCAACAGCATGCCCGGTGTTTTTAGGTACAGCATTGATCTCTTGGTTAAAAAAGCCAAAGAGGCCCAAGACCTGGGCATTCCCTGCATTGCCTTGTTTCCCAAAATCGATCCAAGTTTAAAAACCGATGACGGCATTGAAGCCACAAATCCCAACAATTTAATTTGCAGAGCGGTTGCGGCTGTTAAGGTTACTTGCCCTAATTTAGGCATCATGTGCGATGTGGCTTTAGATCCCTACACCACGCACGGTCATGATGGAATCTTGGATGCTCAAGGCAATATTGATAACGATGAAACGGTTGAAATTTTAAGCCAACAAGCCTTGGTGCAAGCGCAAGCAGGTTGTGATATTTTAGGTCCCTCGGACATGATGGATGGCCGTATCAAGGCTATTCGCAATACCCTTGAACATGCTCAGTTTCATAACACGCTGATCATGTCTTATGCTGCAAAATATGCTTCTGCTTTTTATGGCCCTTTTAGAGATGCGGTGGGTTCAAAGTCCAATTTAAAAACCGATAAACGCACTTACCAACAAAATCCAGCCAATGCCCTAGAAGCTCTAGATGAAGTGGAACAAGATTTAAAAGAAGGCGCAGATATGGTTATGGTTAAACCCGGTCTTCCATACTTGGATATTATTCATAGAGTACAAACGACATTTAAAGTACCAACCTTTGCCTATCATGTCAGCGGGGAGTATAGCATGCTCAAAGCTGCGGCAGAAAAAGGCTATTTGGATGACCAGGCCTGTATGTTAGAAAGCCTCATTGCCTTAAAAAGAGCTGGCTGCAGTGGCATTCTTACTTACGCTGCTCAGGATATAGCAAAACAACTTTAA
- a CDS encoding histidine triad nucleotide-binding protein, with amino-acid sequence MKSCYFQVMTLFEKIIAKELPSTVLYEDERCICIKDVAPQAKVHALLIPKLAIPSLNDLTQDHQNLIAHMMLQIPKIASDLGLSETGYRVVNNIGQHGGQSVPHLHFHILGGEQLSGNFA; translated from the coding sequence GTGAAATCATGCTATTTTCAAGTCATGACTTTGTTTGAAAAAATTATAGCCAAAGAACTTCCATCCACCGTTCTTTATGAAGATGAACGCTGTATCTGCATCAAAGATGTTGCACCGCAGGCAAAAGTGCATGCCCTACTCATCCCCAAGTTAGCCATTCCTTCACTCAATGACTTAACCCAAGATCATCAAAATTTAATTGCCCACATGATGTTACAAATCCCTAAAATAGCTTCCGATTTGGGGCTATCTGAAACAGGATACAGAGTGGTCAACAACATTGGACAACATGGTGGACAAAGTGTCCCTCATCTACACTTTCATATTCTTGGGGGCGAACAACTCTCTGGTAACTTTGCTTAG
- a CDS encoding bifunctional methionine sulfoxide reductase B/A protein → MSEKQYCKPSQETLKETLDSESYQVTQNNGTERAFANQYWDHKEPGIYVDVVSGEPLFSSLDKYDSGSGWPSFTRPVEKNNIVEKEDRKLFMKRTEVRSKHADSHLGHVFPDGPAPTGMRYCINSAALRFVPVKDLEKEGYAEFKSLFEGEHTMKKVQKDTAILAGGCFWGVEQLIRQLEGVLSTEVGYTGGDLENPKYEQVKTGNTGHAEAIKIEFDPSKISFEQILEFFFKMHDPTTLNQQGNDVGSQYRSAIFYQNEEQRKTAQDVIAKVEESGFWSKPIVTEVVEQRPFYSAEDYHQDYLQKNPGGYTCHFVRQ, encoded by the coding sequence ATGAGTGAAAAGCAATACTGCAAGCCGAGTCAAGAAACATTAAAAGAAACTTTAGATTCTGAAAGTTATCAAGTCACACAAAACAATGGCACAGAAAGAGCCTTTGCCAATCAATATTGGGATCACAAAGAGCCTGGTATTTATGTCGATGTTGTTTCTGGAGAGCCCTTGTTTTCATCCTTGGATAAATACGATTCAGGCTCGGGTTGGCCAAGTTTTACGCGTCCTGTGGAAAAAAACAACATCGTTGAAAAAGAAGACAGAAAATTATTCATGAAGCGTACAGAAGTTCGCTCAAAACATGCTGATTCGCATTTAGGGCATGTTTTTCCAGATGGACCGGCACCCACGGGCATGCGTTATTGTATTAATTCAGCAGCGTTGAGATTTGTGCCAGTCAAGGATTTAGAAAAAGAAGGTTACGCAGAGTTTAAGTCTTTATTTGAGGGGGAGCATACAATGAAAAAGGTTCAAAAAGATACAGCAATTTTAGCAGGAGGCTGTTTTTGGGGTGTTGAACAGTTAATTAGACAATTAGAGGGTGTTTTAAGCACAGAAGTTGGCTATACGGGTGGAGATCTAGAAAACCCAAAATATGAGCAAGTAAAAACGGGTAATACAGGGCATGCCGAAGCTATAAAAATTGAGTTTGACCCGAGTAAAATTAGTTTTGAACAGATTTTAGAGTTCTTTTTTAAAATGCATGATCCTACTACCCTCAATCAGCAAGGCAATGATGTGGGAAGTCAGTATCGATCCGCAATATTTTATCAAAATGAAGAGCAACGAAAAACTGCGCAAGATGTGATTGCTAAAGTTGAAGAATCTGGTTTTTGGTCCAAACCTATTGTGACCGAAGTTGTTGAACAAAGGCCGTTTTATTCAGCTGAGGATTATCATCAAGATTATTTGCAAAAAAATCCTGGTGGCTATACCTGTCACTTTGTAAGACAATAA
- a CDS encoding DUF839 domain-containing protein, with product MNLHKEWNRRQFLQFIGKNSALLSGFSVLPASCMKSPKVAAPIKNLAPSLKDDVRLVEDLRYSVLVSWGDPISKTHSFGFNCDYINYVPLSKNNKSLFFMVNNEYPNDKYVSGYLQGKKTKTQADKEQQSVGCSLFKADQVKHGQWKVDTSYPYNRRIDAQTKIPFAGGQAILNRTHAVGTLGNCAGGKTPWNTFLSCEENYQDYYGERDPKTGKINKDNPYYASQWEDIYAYPPEHYGWVVEIDPLSSDPGKKLTSLGRFAHESATVTQAKDGRPVVYMGDDKENEFIYKFIADKTNSLETGTLYVADTNNNQWLPLTLNNTKLKQSYKSQLDILIHAREAARMIGATPQDRPEDVELDQDGNIYIALTKNGQTNNPHGSILKMTEDNNDPLSLSFKHETFIAGGEKTGFACPDNIEFDPKGNLWFTTDISGHKVGKGDYKAFGNNGLFVVLKEGPQAGMPIQVASAPIDAEFTGPKFSPDGKTLFLSVQHPGEMTQELDKPTSHWPDGGNSKPKPSVICIAGKFLDKISAV from the coding sequence ATGAACTTGCATAAAGAATGGAACAGAAGACAGTTTTTACAATTTATAGGCAAAAACTCTGCATTACTATCAGGTTTTAGTGTTTTGCCAGCATCATGCATGAAGTCTCCCAAAGTTGCTGCCCCTATTAAAAATTTAGCCCCAAGCTTAAAAGATGACGTTAGACTTGTTGAAGACTTACGTTATTCTGTCCTGGTCTCATGGGGAGATCCCATTTCAAAAACCCATAGTTTTGGTTTTAACTGTGATTACATCAACTATGTACCCTTAAGTAAAAACAATAAAAGTCTGTTTTTTATGGTTAACAATGAGTACCCCAATGACAAATATGTCAGCGGTTACTTACAAGGTAAAAAAACAAAAACGCAAGCAGATAAAGAACAACAAAGTGTAGGCTGCTCTTTATTTAAAGCAGATCAAGTCAAACACGGACAATGGAAAGTGGACACGTCATACCCATACAACCGTCGTATAGATGCACAAACTAAAATTCCTTTTGCGGGTGGTCAAGCCATTCTTAATCGTACGCATGCAGTTGGTACTTTAGGCAACTGCGCCGGTGGAAAAACTCCATGGAATACTTTTTTAAGCTGTGAGGAAAACTATCAAGATTATTATGGTGAGCGAGATCCAAAAACAGGAAAAATCAATAAAGACAACCCTTACTATGCATCACAATGGGAAGACATCTATGCTTATCCCCCTGAACATTATGGCTGGGTGGTTGAAATTGACCCTTTGAGCTCAGATCCAGGCAAAAAGCTAACCAGTTTAGGTCGATTTGCCCACGAAAGCGCTACTGTCACTCAAGCCAAAGATGGTCGTCCAGTGGTTTATATGGGTGACGATAAAGAAAATGAATTTATCTATAAGTTTATTGCTGACAAAACCAACAGTCTTGAAACAGGAACCTTGTATGTTGCAGATACCAATAACAATCAATGGCTCCCTTTAACCTTAAATAATACCAAACTAAAACAAAGCTACAAAAGCCAATTGGATATTTTAATTCATGCTCGAGAGGCTGCCAGAATGATTGGTGCCACCCCACAAGATAGACCAGAAGATGTTGAGTTAGATCAAGACGGTAATATTTATATTGCACTGACAAAAAATGGTCAGACCAACAACCCCCACGGTTCCATTCTAAAAATGACAGAGGACAATAATGACCCCCTTTCCTTAAGCTTTAAACATGAAACGTTTATTGCAGGTGGAGAAAAAACAGGTTTTGCTTGTCCAGATAATATTGAGTTTGATCCCAAAGGCAACCTTTGGTTTACGACCGATATTTCGGGCCATAAAGTAGGTAAAGGTGATTATAAAGCCTTTGGTAACAATGGCTTGTTTGTGGTTTTAAAAGAAGGTCCGCAAGCAGGGATGCCCATTCAAGTTGCTTCAGCGCCAATAGATGCTGAGTTTACCGGTCCAAAATTCAGCCCTGATGGAAAGACCTTATTCCTTTCTGTACAACATCCCGGTGAAATGACACAAGAGCTTGATAAGCCAACAAGTCATTGGCCTGATGGCGGCAACAGCAAGCCAAAGCCTAGTGTTATTTGTATTGCCGGAAAGTTTTTAGATAAGATCAGTGCTGTATAA
- a CDS encoding thioredoxin family protein, whose translation MALTESQMIGLGQHLPEFSLLNVVSNKYLTKSDVKDRPVLIMFICNHCPYVKHVWHEFSRLEKDYQDKGLVILAVNANDIENYPQDGPENMQQLHRDMQWSFPFLLDEEQSFAKALHAACTPDFYVFDAKHALQYRGQLDDSRPGNPTKVSGQDIRKALDRILQGKPVDWEQKPSIGCNIKWKKGNEPEYF comes from the coding sequence ATGGCATTGACAGAATCACAAATGATAGGTTTAGGACAACATCTTCCTGAGTTTAGCTTATTGAACGTGGTGTCCAATAAGTATCTAACTAAGAGTGATGTGAAAGATAGGCCTGTGCTGATTATGTTTATTTGTAATCACTGCCCCTATGTTAAGCATGTCTGGCATGAATTTTCTCGCTTGGAAAAAGACTATCAAGACAAAGGTTTAGTGATACTCGCGGTTAACGCAAATGATATTGAAAACTATCCTCAAGATGGACCAGAAAATATGCAGCAATTGCATCGTGATATGCAATGGTCTTTCCCATTTTTATTGGATGAGGAGCAAAGTTTTGCAAAAGCTTTGCATGCTGCATGTACACCTGACTTTTATGTTTTTGATGCAAAGCATGCATTACAGTATCGAGGACAATTAGATGATAGCAGGCCAGGGAATCCAACTAAAGTTAGTGGTCAAGATATACGAAAAGCATTAGATCGTATTTTGCAGGGTAAACCTGTAGATTGGGAACAAAAGCCCAGTATTGGATGCAACATCAAATGGAAAAAAGGCAATGAACCAGAGTATTTTTAA